The window GCGCGGCGTTCGCACTGGGTGCGCCGGTCGACCCGGAGCAGCTCTTCGCCGGCCGGGTGGTGCGCGCGCTGCCGGCCGACGGGGTCTTCAAGTTCCTGGCCAGCCCGTGCGAGGCGGCTCCGGCGATCGACGCCGACCTCGCCGCCGAGCTCGCCGCCGCGCAGGCGACCGACGCCTCCGCGGCCGCGGAGGCCGGGACCGCCGACGCCGGCAGCACCACCCTCGACCTGCTGCGCAAGCTCGCGGCCGAGCGCGTCGAGCTGCCGCTGGAGACGGTCACCGCCGACACGCACCCGCTCGACGACCTGCACCTGTCGTCGATCACGGTGGGGCAGCTGGTCAACGACGTCACCCGGGCGCTGGGCCGGCCCGCGCTCGAAGGCATGCCGAACTTCGCGACCGTCTGCCTCGGCGACCTCGCCGAGATGATCGACGAGCTGGCGCAGACGGCCAAGCCCGCGGACACCGCGGGCAAGGGCGAAGCACCCGGCATCGGGCCGTGGGTCCGGCCGTTCGCGGTCGAGTACCTGCCGGCGGCCCGGCCGGTCGCGGACCTCGCGGCGGGCGCCGGCACCGGGCAGTGGCAGGCCTTCGCCACGCCGCGGCACCCGCTCGCCGAGCCGCTGCGGGCCGCGCTCGCCCGCAGCGGCGCCGGGGACGGCGTCCTGCTGTGCCTGCCCGCCGACTGCGACGCGAGCCACGTCGGGCTGTTCCTCGACGCGGGCCGCGCGGTCATGGCCGCGCCCAACGGCACGCGGTTCGTCGTGGTGCACCACGGCTTCGGCGCTTCCGGCCTGGCGAAGACGCTGCGGCTGGAGGACCCGTCGGCCAAGACCACGATCGTCGACCTCGCGGACCCGGTCCCGGCCGAGCCCGAAGCGATCGACACGGCGGTGGCGGCCGTGGTCGCCGAAGTGGCGGCGACCAACGACTTCATCGAAGCCCGGTACGACGCCCAGGGCGGCCGTTCGGTGCCGAAGCTGGTCAGCCTCCCGGCCGCGCCGTCCGGGCCGGTCCGCGAGAGTCTGGACCGCACCGACGTCCTGCTGGTCACCGGCGGCGGCAAGGGCATCACCGCGGAAAGCGCGCTGGCGATGGCGAAGGACTCCGGCGCGAAGCTCGCGCTCCTCGGGCGCAGCGACCCCGAGCAGGACACCGAGCTGGCGGAGAACCTCGACCGCATGGAGGCGGCGGGCATCCTCCACCGCTACGAGCGGGCCGACGTCACCAACGCCGCGCAGGTCGCCGAAGCCGTCGCCCGGATGGAGGCCGCCCTCGGGCCGGTCACCGCGGTCCTGCACGGCGCGGGCCGCAACGAGCCGGCCGCGTTGTTCAGCCTGACCGAGGACACCTTCCGCAAGACCCTCGCGCCGAAGATCGGCGGCCTGAACGCCGTGCTGAACGCGGTCGACCAGGACCGCATCAAGCTGCTGATCACCTTCGGCAGCATCATCGGGCGCGCCGGCCTGCGCGGCGAGGCGCACTACTCGACGGCGAACGACTGGATGACCGAGGCGACGCTGCGCTTCGGCCGCGAACACCCGCAGGCCCGCGTGTTCGCGCTGGAGTGGTCGGTCTGGTCCGGCACCGGCATGGGCGAGAAGCTCGGCGTCGTGAGCGCCCTGATGCGCGACGGCATCACGCCGATCCCGCTCGACGACGGCATCGCGATCCTGCGCCGGCTGCTCTCCGACCCGGGCACCCCGCCGGTGCTGGTGGTCTGCGGCCGGATGAACGGCCTGCCCACGCTGCCGATCCAGCGGCGCGAGCTGCCGCTGACCCGGTTCATCGACCGGACGGTCGTGCACTACCCCGGGGTCGAGCTGATCACCGAGGCGGAGCTGTCCGCGGGCAGCGACCCGTACCTGGCCGACCACCTGCTCGACGGCCAGCTGCTCTTCCCGGCCGTGCTGGGCATGGAGGCGATGACCCAGGTCGCGTCCGCCACGCTCGGGCGCGGCGGCACCCCGGTGCTCGAAGGCGTCGAGTTCCTGCGGCCGATCATCGTCTCGCCGGGCAAGTCGACCACCATCCGGCTGGCCGCGCTGGCCCGGGACGCCGACACCGTCGACGTCGTGGTCCGCAGCGAGGAGACCGGCTTCAGCGCCGACCACTTCCGGGCCCGGCTGAACTACGTCCGGCCGGAGGTGCTCGGCGAGGCCGCGCCGCGGGACGTCGCGCTGCCGGCGGTGCCGGTGGACCCGATCCGCGAGCTCTACGGCTCGGTCCTGTTCCAGGGCAAGCGGTTCCAGCGCGTCGTCGGTTACCGGCGGGCCAGTGCCCGGCACGCCGTCGCGGAGATCTCGACCACCGCGAACGTGTCGTGGTTCGCGCCCTTCCTGCCGCAGGAACGGCTCCTGGCCGACCCGGGCACCCGGGACGCGATGATGCACGCGATCCAGTGCTGCGTGCCGAACGCGACCCTGCTGCCGCAGAGCATCGAGAAGCTCTACCTGGCCGCGCCGGGCGAGCAGCACGACGAGTACGTCCTGCTCGACGCCCGCGAGCGGTCCCAGGACGGCGACAGCTTCGTCTACGACCTCGACGTCCGGAACCCGGACGGCAAGCTCGTCGAACGCTGGGAAGGCCTGATGCTGCGGGCGGTCCGCAAGAACGAGGGCGCGGGCCCGTGGGTCCCGTCGATGCTCGGCTCCTACCTCGAGCGGGCGTGCGAGCGGCTGCTCGGCGGCACGCGGGCCGTCGTCCTCGAGCCGGACCCGGCGGACCGGCCGTGCGAAGGGATCGCCGAACGGCGGGCCCAGACCGCGCTGGCCGCGGGCCGCACCCTCGACCGGCCGGTCGAGATCCGGTACCGCCCGGACGGCAAGCCGGAGCTCGACGGGGTCGAGGTCACCGCGTCGCACACGGCGCAGCTGACCCTGGCCATCACCGGCACCGGGCTGGTCACGTGCGACATCGAGACCGCGATCGAGCGGACCGACGAGGACTGGGCCGGGCTGCTCGGCGAAGAGCTCGTCGCCGTCGGCCGGTTGCTGGCCGCGGACACCGGCGAGCCGGTCGCGGTGGCCAACACGCGGGTCTGGAGCGCGCTGGAGTGCGTGCGCAAGACCGGCGAGATGACCCAGGCGATCACCGTGCGCCGGGTCGAGGCCGACGGGTGGGCCCTGCTCGCCAGCGGCGGAGCCCTGATCGCCACCTGGTCGACCACCATCGACGACCGCCCGGACCCGGTGGTCTTCGCTGTCCTCCACGCAGAGGGGAACCGAGCATGACCGGCTACTACGAGCTCCGCCACACGGTCGGCTTCGAAGAGACCAACATGGTGGGCAACGTCTACTACGTCAACTACGTCCGGTGGCAGGGGCGCTGCCGCGAGATGTTCCTCGTCGAGCGGGCCCCGGCCGTGCTGGAGGACATCCGCGGCGACCTGAAGCTCTACACGCTCAAGGTGGAGTGCGAGTTCTTCGCCGAGATCACCGGGTTCGACGAGCTGTCCATCCGGATGCGCCTGGAGGAACTGACCCAGACGCAGCTGCAGTTCACCTTCGACTACGTCCACCTGCACCCGGACGGCGAGCGGCTGGTCGCCCGCGGCCGGCAGCGGATCGCGTGCATGCGCGGGCCGAACTCGGCCACGGTGCCGGTGCGGGTGCCGGAGGCGCTGCTGGAGGCGCTGGCCCCGTACGCGACGGCGTCGGCGCTCAACGGCAAGGGAGCGTGAACAGTGGGCTCTCCAGGGGCGAACTCCGTCGAACGGCGGCCGTTGCAGCGGTTGCCGAAGTCGAAGGCCCACCGCGGGCTTTCGCCGGAGCCGGCGCTGCGCCAGGTGATGGCGCAGTTCGCGACGGGCGTCACGGTGCTCACGGCCGGGGGTGAAGACGCGCACGGGATGACGGCGAACGCGTTCTCGTCGGTTTCGCTGGACCCGCCGCTCGTGCTGTGCTGCGTGGCCAAGGCGGCCCGCATGCACAGCTCGATCGTCACCGCGGGCTCGTTCGCGGTGAACGTCCTGGCGGCCGACCAGCAGCGCCTGTCGGAGTACTTCGCCGACTGGCGGCGCCCGGACGGGATGGCCCAGTTCGACGCGGTGGGCAGCACGCCGGGCGCGCGCACCGGCGCCCCGCTGCTCACCGGTGCACTGGCGTGGCTCGAATGCGAGCTCGCCCAGGTGCTCGACGGCGGCGACCATTCGATCTTCCTCGGCCGGGTCGTCGCGACCGGCCGGGGGAGCGGGACCGACGCCCTCGTCTTCTACGGCGGCGGCTACCACCACGTGGACGGCCGGGCCCGAGCGGCGTGACACCGGCGACGGGCCCGGCCGACCCCGGGGCCGCATCGACAGGAGGAGGCTGACCATGACCGCCAGCGACGCAGGACGCCCGGACGCCGGCGCCCCCGCGACCCCGGAGCCCGCCCCGATCGACCAGCTCGTCCGCCCCATGCCCCGGCTGGGCCGCGGCCTGGTCTGGTCGGACGTCGTCGCCGAGATGCAGCGCGACCTGGAGGAGCGGACGAGGGATGCCGCGTGAGCGGTTCCTTCGACGGCGGCGCCCGGCGCGCGGACGACACGGACGTGGTGCCGGTGCCGCCGGAGGTGCGCGCCGGGCGCCGCCGGCTCGCCCGGCCCGGTGACGGCGGCGACGCGCAGGTGATCGCGCTCGCCGGCGCCGCCGGCCGGGCCCCCGAACCCGCGCCCGGCATGCCGTTGCTGCGCCAGCGGCACCAGGAGCTGCGCGAGCACATCGTCGACGGCAAGCTCGACGCGGTGCGGCGCCAGCACTCGCTCGGCAAGCTCACCGCACGGGAACGGCTCGCGCTGCTGCTCGACGAAGACTCGTTCGTCGAGCTCGAGCCGTACCGGCGGCACCAGGCGACCGGCCACGGCCTGACCGCGAACCGGCCGCACACCGACGGCGTCGTCACCGGCTCCGGGACCGTCGACGGCCGCCGGGTGTTCGTCTACGCCCAGGACTTCACGCTCTTCGGCGGGTCGCTGGGGGCGGCGCACGCGGCGAAGATCCACCGGGTGCTGGACCTCGCGGTCGCCACCGGCGCGCCGGTGATCGGGCTCAACGACAGCGGCGGCGCGCGGATCCAGGAAGGCGTGCTCGCGCTCAACGGCTACGGCGGGATCTTCCGCCGCCAGGTCGACGCGTCCGGGGTGGTCCCGCAGATCAGCGTGATCCTCGGGCCGTGCGCCGGCGGCGCCGCGTACTCCCCGGCGTTGGCCGACTTCACGTTCATGGTGCGCGACACCGCGCGGATGTACCTGACCGGCCCCGACGTCGTCGAGGCGGTCACCGGCCGGCGGGTCAGCCACGAGGAGCTCGGCGGCGCCGACGTGCACGGCACGCATTCGGGGGTCGCCGCGGTGGTGCACGACGACGAGGAGGACTGCCTCGCCGACGTCCGCTACCTGGTTTCCCTGCTGCCGTCGAACTACCTCGAGCCACCGCCCGCGACGGCCCCGACCGGCGCGACCGAGGACTACCGGCCGCGGCTGGCGGACATCGTCCCGGCGGCCCCGAACCAGCCGTACGACATGCGCGAGGTGTTCGCCGAGATCGCCGACGACGGCGAGTTCTTCGAGGTCCACGCCGGCTGGGCGCGCAACGTGCTGTGCGCGCTCGCGCGCGTCGACGGCCGGGTCGCCGGGTTCGTCGGCAACCAGCCGATGGTGTCCGCGGGCGTGCTCGACGGGCCGGCCTCGCAGAAGGCCGCGCGGTTCGTCCGGTTCTGCGACGCCTTCGGCATCCCCCTGGTCAGCCTGGTCGACGTCCCCGGCTTCCTGCCCGGCGTGGAGCAGGAGCGGAGCGGGATCATCCGCCAGGGCGCGCAGCTGCTGCACGCCTACTGCGAGGCGACCGTGCCGCGGATCCAGGTGATCCTGCGCAAGGCCTACGGAGGCGCGTACATCGTGATGGACTCGCGGTCCATCGGGTGCGACCTGTCCCTGGCCTGGCCGACGAACGAGATCGCCGTGATGGGCGCCGAGGGCGCGGTGAACGTGCTGCACCGCCGGGATCTCGCGGCCGCGGCGGACCCGGCGGCGTTGCGCGCCCGGCTCGTCGCGGAGTACACCGAGGAGTACCTCGACCCGCACTACGCGGCCGAGCGCGGCCTGGTGGACGACATCATCGACCCGGCGGCGACGCGCGCGGCGATCGCCCGCGGCCTGGCCATGCTGCAGGACAAGCGCAAGCCCGGGCCGGCCCGCAAGCACACCAACCCGCCGGTCTGACGGGGGCACGGGGATGTCTGCGGTGGAGGAACTGGTCCTGGTGGTCCGCGGCCGCCCGGACGACGCCGAACTGGCGGCGCTGGTGGCGGTACTGCTGCGGTGCGCCTCTTCGCCGGGCCCGGGGGGCCCGTCGCGTTCGGCGTGGGCGGGCGAGCCGTGGCGGCCGGCGGCCGGCGGGTGGCGGCGCTCCGGCTTGCCGAGGTGAGTTCACGGTTCGTCCGAAAGCCTCGTCCCGGTGGCGTACCCCCGGGACGGGGCTTTTCGTTGTCCGGAAAGGGAAAAGCCCCGCCTCCGCGTGCACCCTCGACGGGGTGGGAACGCGGAGGCGGGGCTTCCGGGGTGAGCGCCGGTCCGCGGCTCTTCGCCGAACCCGGCCCGGCGCCCCGTTCAGGCGGGGTCCGGTTCGGCGAGCCAGGTGCTGACCCGGCGGGCCGCCGCCATGCTCGCCCACGCCGCCAGCTCCAGCAGCGTGCCGTCGCCCGGAGTGGTGGCCCGGTACGCCGCCACCAGGCCCTCGTCGACCTGGTAGGACGCCAGCGCGATCGCCAGCGCCAGGCGGCCGGCCGCGCGTTCGGCCTCGGGCAGCTCCGCCACGGCCTCGCCGAGCCAGGCCCGGCTCAGGCCCGGCGGCTGACCGTCCCATGTGGACAGCCGAGCCTGTACCAGCGCGCGCACGCCGGGCGGCACCGCCCGCGCGCCCGCCGCCTCCGCGGCCGCGTACGCACGGGCGAAGGCGTCCTCGACGGTCGCGTTCCCGCGAGCCCAGCCCAGCTCGGCCGGGACGGGCACCGCGGGCAGCAGGTCCAGCGACGCCCCCGGCCGCGGCCCCGAGTCCGCCCGCGGCCGCAGCACGCCGCCCAGCACCCGGCGCGCCCGCGGCTTCGCGGACTCCGGGACGTGCGACGGGAACGGCGAGTCGCGCAGGAACACGTTGACCACGCGGTTGTAGTACTGGAACGCCACCGCCACGCCGATCAGCTCGGGGGCCTGCGCCGCGGTGAACGGGGGGACGCCCGCCGCTCCGGTCGCCGACACCCGGGCCCACTTCTCGAGCGCGTCCCGGTCGGACTCGCCGACCGGGATCGCGGCCAGCGTCATGCCGTGCACGTCGACGCAGTAGGGGCAGCTGTTGGCCGCGGAGACCCCGGTGGCCACCGCTTCCTTGGCGGCCCGGTCCGCGATGCCCTGGGCCAGCAGGGTTTCGCGCAGGATCGTCCACGCCGCGGCGAGGACGTCCGGCGCCGCGGAGTGCAGCGCGACCGGCGGGGCGAGCATGCCGAACTCGCGCTCGACCTGCCGGTACACCTCGGCTACCCGGCCGGTGGCCCGGGCCCGCGGGACCACCCGGACGAACCGGGTGTCCCGCAGGGACCGGCGCACCGCCAGCCGGACCAGTCCGGCGACCATCGCGGGCCCTACCGGGCCGCGCGGGCGATCACGGCGCCCACGACGAAGTCCGGGTACTCCTCGGCGATCGCGTCGACGTCCGGCAGCACGGTGACGTCGGCGAGCCCGGCCGCCTCGAACGTGGCGCGCCAGGCCGCCGGCGTCAGGAAGCCGTGCGTCGGGCGCTTCACCGGGTCGGTCATGACGTCGGTGAAGCTGTCGAGGAAGTCGAAGATGATCTCGGCGTGGATGGGCCGCGACAGCTTCGTCGGGCGCACGCACTCGGACACGACGACCGCCCCGCCCGGCTTCAGCGCCTTCGCCGCCTCGGCGACGACGAAGTCCAGGTCGGGCGCCACGTGGAAGCAGTTCACCGCGTAGACCGCGTCGAACGTGCCCGGCTCGACGCCCTGGGCCTCCCACGGAAGCGTCATGTCGACCCGGGCCGACTCGACGGTCGTCGTCGGGGACGCGGCCGCCGTCGCCGCCTTCTCGCCGTGCCGGGCGAACGTTTCGGCCACCTCGGTGAACCGGTAGCGCGTGACGTCGGCGCCGAGGGTGCGCAGCACCTGCTCCGCGCCGCTGCCGCAGCCGCCGCCGATCTCGAGGATCTCGAACGTGCCGGCCGCCTCGGCCGCCAGCCGGGAAAGCGCTTCCGCCCCGACCTTGTTGTTGATGGAGTACAGCAGGTTGTCGTTGGAGAAGTACTTCAGCCACAGCGGGAGCTTGTCCGGCGCGAAGAGGATCTCGTCCCCGGCGGCCTCGCCGGCGAAGAACTTCTTCGCCTCGGTGACCAGCGTCCCCAGGATCTCGACGGCGACCGCGGCACCCGGCTCCCGCACGGCGAGCTCGGCCGCGACGTCGTCGAAGTCCGGCACGGCCACCGCGCCGGGCACGTAGCGGCTGCCGTCGCGGACGAGGATCCCCGAGTCCGACAGCTTTTCGTAGAGGAAGTGCAGCGGGATCGTCCGGCGCCACGGGATCGACAGGTCCCGCTTGGCCTGCTGGACCGAGATCCCGTCGGCGGTGGGCACGGCGCCGATCGCGGCGAGGATCCGGTGCGCGGTCGCGTCGACGAGGCGCGCGAACGTCTCGTTCGCCGCCAGGAACCGGAACGGGAAGTGCGCGCGGACCCGCTCGTCGGCGATGGCGGCGCGCAGCTTCGCGAACTCCGCCGCCTTCGGGTGCTGCTCGGGTGTTCCGTACGCGTGCTCCGCCGAGTCACTCATGATCTTCACTCACTTTCGCGATGTCGGACGGTCAGGCCGCGGAACGGCCGGCTGCCGGGAAGTGGCGGACGGTGAGGGGGAGCCCGCCGCCGAGCCGCAGCGACATCATCGGCTCGGGCTTGGCCGCGTACCCCGGCACCGGGTCGAAGCTCAGGTCGCGCAGCAGCGTGGAAATGATGAAGGTCGCTTCCATCATCCCCAGGTGGTTGCCGACGCAGAACCGCGGACCGGCGCCGAACGGGATGTGCGCGTAGCGCGGCCGGTCCACCGGGACGTCCGGGTCGAACCGCTCGGGGTCGAACCGGTCCGGCTCCGGCCAGTACCGCGGGTGCCGGTGCAGGGTGTACGGGCAGATCAGCACCTCGGCGCCGGCCGGCACGTGGTAGCCGCCGACCTCGTCGTCGGCCAGCGCGCGGCGCGGGAGGATCCACACCGGCGGGCGCAGCCGCATGGCCTCCTGCAGCACCATGTGCGTGTAGCGCAACGACGTCAGGTCCGCGTAGGCCGGACGGCGGTCGCCGTAGACCGCGACGGCCTCCTCGTGCAGCCGGTCCCCGACTTCCGGGTGACGGCTGACCAGGTCGAGCGTCCAGCCGACGGTGCTGGCCGTGGTCTCGTGCCCGGCCAGCAGCAGCGTCACCAGCTCGTCGCGCATGCGGCGGTCGCCGACGCGCTTGTCGGTCTCCCGGGCGGTGGAGGCGATGAGCCGGGTCAGCACGTCGTCGCCGGCCGCGGAGGGCTGGGCCTTCCGCCGTTCGACGAGCGCGCCGACCACCTCCTGGAGGTGGTCGCGGGCCGAGCGGAACGCGCGCTGCCCCTTCAGCGGCAGCCACCGCGGCACCATGCCGAGCGTTTCCATCTCGAACATGGCCTGGTCCTGCACGGCCTCGAAGGAGTGCTCGACGCCGTCGAACTCGCCGAGGTCGATGTCCAGCAGGGTGCTGCCGAGCACGCCCAGCGTGAGGGCGGTGACCTCGGTCAGCACGTCGGCCGGGCGGCCGCGGCCGGCGTGCGCGGCGAGCCGCTCGACCAGGCCGAGCGCCTCGTCGACGATCACGTCGGCCTGCGCGGCGATCCGCTTGTGCTGGAACACCGGCTGGATGGTGCGCCGCTGTTCCTTCCACAGCGCGCCTTCCGACGTCAGCAGCCCGTCGCCCAGCGCCCGCTTGGCCTCCGTGTAGCCGATGCCCTTGTGGTAGTTGGCCGCGTTGTCCGCGAGCACGTGCTTGGCGTGGTCGGGGTGGTTGAAGATGTAGAGCGTCTTCGGGCCGATCGCCACCCGCACGGCGTCGCCGTACTCGCGGACCGCCTCGCTCATCAGGCCCAGCCGGTCCGCGCGCAGCTTGCGCAGGATGCCCGGAGCCGCCCGGCGGGGCGGTCCCGGTGGCACGCGCCGCGAGCCGGTCATGCGGAGACGGCGTCCGTGCCGGGGAAGGGCAGGCCGACCTTCGAGGTCGTGTTCTGGTAGGCGGCGAGCTGCCACTGGCCCTCGGTGCGCACGACGAGCCAGGACGCCCGGATGGCCTGCGCGTCGGACACCTCGGTCTCGCCTTCCGCCAGGACACCGCCCGAGGACAGCAGCAGGGCGACGTCGGCGCCGAGGAACCGCAGGCCGATCGGCTTGCCGACGACCTGCGTGCCGGCGTAGTGGCTCGCGAACGCGTCGGCGAAGTAGGCCTTGATGTCCTGGCGGCCCTTCCGGAACACGCCGGGCAGGATCAGCGTCCCGTCGTCGGTGAACAGGTCGGCGATCGACGCGGCGTCCTGGTGCGCCCAGGCCGCGAGGAGGCGCTGGGGGATCACTGCGACGGCCGCCTGGTCGGCGGCCGACACCTCGGTCGTGGTCATGGTGCTTCCTTTCGGCGCGAGCGACGGAAACCGCGGGCGGACGAAGGAAACTGGCCCCGAACGCGGGCGCTCGTCTCCCAGCCGGCCGGTCCAGGTTCGCATCGGCGCCGCGCCGGCCACGTCTCCCGCAGTGCGGATCGCCGTGGTCAGGCCGCCGATCCGCGGGCGCGGACCGGGGCGTGGGTGCTGTGGCCGGCGTGCACCGCGACGTAACGGACTTCGCCGTCGATCAGCACTTCCAGCTCGGTCCGCCGGCCCGGTTCGAACGCGCCGCCGCACGCCGCGCAGGTGCGCTGGCGCGCAGCCGCGCCTCCCTCGGCGAGCGAAGCCGGGCCGGTGGCGTCTCCGGCGCGGACGCGGCGCGGGGCGGGCTTCTCGGTCATGGGGCACCTCCTGTGCGGACGCCGGCGTCGTCACCGGGCGGGCGTGCGGAACTCCGGTCCGGCCAGTGCACACCGCACGGGTTCGGCGGGACGACTTGTGCGTTGCGCAACCGCCGCGGTATGGCGGATCCACCGGTGCGGCAGCGCACGGCGGGAGATGCCGCCGCGCCCGCGCCCCGGCCAGACTGGAAGCCGTTTGGGCCGGAGTGTCACCGGGCCCGGCGCGGACCAGGCCCGCGACCCGTCCGGGTGCCCGGCGGAGGTTTGAGGGGGAGGCCGGCTGATGGCGATGCGCCTCCAGCTCACCGAGGGGTTCGAGCTGCTCGAGGAGTGGGCCGAATCGGCGTCGCAGGCCGAGCGGAACGTCCTGTACGAGGCCCTGTTCGCCGTCGGCGACGGATCCGCTTTCCTGATCTACGACATTTTCGGCGACCCGCGTGACCGGAGCAATTTCATCCTCGCGGTGAAACCGGCCCTGGTGCTGAAAGTCCTGCTGCGGCGCGCGGATTCGTCGTTCGCGATCCGCTACATCGGCGCACCGGACGACGACCGCGTCGACGCCGTCGAGGACACCGCGCCCGCCCAGGAGCAACCGAGCAGCCCGGACGGGGCCTAGCGGGACGTGGCCGTGTCCGGAAAGCCCGGTGTCCCGGTAGCACGCACGTCAATCTCGCCGGCCGCACCCGCAGGGCCGGCACCTCGAC of the Amycolatopsis sp. NBC_01488 genome contains:
- a CDS encoding type I polyketide synthase; amino-acid sequence: MSGERISIVGIGLRYPDAGSPEELWENVLAGRRAFRTLPDERMNRADYYSPDPKAPDRFYAQKAAVLRDYEFDRVAHKVAGSTFRATDTTHWLALDVAQQALADAGFPEGDGAPKTATGVVIGNSLTGEFSRANVLRLRWPYVRRTVAAALAQRGWGDEETADFLRELEGQYKEPFPEINEDTLAGGLANTIAGRVCNHFDFAGGGYTVDGACSSSLLSVVSASNALAQGDLDVAVAGGVDLSIDPFEVIGFAKTGALAKREMKVYDADSNGFWPGEGSGMLVLMRESDAIEQGKRIYASVTGWGISSDGKGGITRPEAAGHQLALKRAYTRAGYGVETVSYFEGHGTGTALGDATEIEALSTARREADPLAKPAALSTIKGNIGHTKAAAGVAGLIKATLAVYHQVIPPATGHFDPHESLVGDSARMYVPREAGLWPPEQPVRAGVSAMGFGGINSHITVAEAPDAARRGELDERSRALVAGRQDAELLLFDADDVAGLRGRLAALLEIVPKLSFAELTDLAGALAAELSGKPVRAAVVAANPEQAERKLTRLLELLEGSDSVFEGADGIFASTRPTAPKIGFLFPGQGSGRGGESALRRRFATARDIHDAAALPVAGDQVATEVAQPRIVTGSLAGLRVLRSFGIEASTATGHSLGELTALHWAGALGERDVLKLAKIRGRVMATEVGPGIGAMAGIAASPSRTEELGLGSDVVIAGYNSPQQTVISGPAAAVDRVVAQAKAQGVGAARIKVSHAFHSPVVEPAAVAMTEQLGGFTFARLERPVVSTVTGDVLHASENLPELLREQIVLPVRFREAAAKVAERSDLVVEVGPGRVLTGLFEEIAPGTPVLALDTDNGSLAGVLRVLGAAFALGAPVDPEQLFAGRVVRALPADGVFKFLASPCEAAPAIDADLAAELAAAQATDASAAAEAGTADAGSTTLDLLRKLAAERVELPLETVTADTHPLDDLHLSSITVGQLVNDVTRALGRPALEGMPNFATVCLGDLAEMIDELAQTAKPADTAGKGEAPGIGPWVRPFAVEYLPAARPVADLAAGAGTGQWQAFATPRHPLAEPLRAALARSGAGDGVLLCLPADCDASHVGLFLDAGRAVMAAPNGTRFVVVHHGFGASGLAKTLRLEDPSAKTTIVDLADPVPAEPEAIDTAVAAVVAEVAATNDFIEARYDAQGGRSVPKLVSLPAAPSGPVRESLDRTDVLLVTGGGKGITAESALAMAKDSGAKLALLGRSDPEQDTELAENLDRMEAAGILHRYERADVTNAAQVAEAVARMEAALGPVTAVLHGAGRNEPAALFSLTEDTFRKTLAPKIGGLNAVLNAVDQDRIKLLITFGSIIGRAGLRGEAHYSTANDWMTEATLRFGREHPQARVFALEWSVWSGTGMGEKLGVVSALMRDGITPIPLDDGIAILRRLLSDPGTPPVLVVCGRMNGLPTLPIQRRELPLTRFIDRTVVHYPGVELITEAELSAGSDPYLADHLLDGQLLFPAVLGMEAMTQVASATLGRGGTPVLEGVEFLRPIIVSPGKSTTIRLAALARDADTVDVVVRSEETGFSADHFRARLNYVRPEVLGEAAPRDVALPAVPVDPIRELYGSVLFQGKRFQRVVGYRRASARHAVAEISTTANVSWFAPFLPQERLLADPGTRDAMMHAIQCCVPNATLLPQSIEKLYLAAPGEQHDEYVLLDARERSQDGDSFVYDLDVRNPDGKLVERWEGLMLRAVRKNEGAGPWVPSMLGSYLERACERLLGGTRAVVLEPDPADRPCEGIAERRAQTALAAGRTLDRPVEIRYRPDGKPELDGVEVTASHTAQLTLAITGTGLVTCDIETAIERTDEDWAGLLGEELVAVGRLLAADTGEPVAVANTRVWSALECVRKTGEMTQAITVRRVEADGWALLASGGALIATWSTTIDDRPDPVVFAVLHAEGNRA
- a CDS encoding acyl-CoA thioesterase, giving the protein MTGYYELRHTVGFEETNMVGNVYYVNYVRWQGRCREMFLVERAPAVLEDIRGDLKLYTLKVECEFFAEITGFDELSIRMRLEELTQTQLQFTFDYVHLHPDGERLVARGRQRIACMRGPNSATVPVRVPEALLEALAPYATASALNGKGA
- a CDS encoding flavin reductase family protein gives rise to the protein MGSPGANSVERRPLQRLPKSKAHRGLSPEPALRQVMAQFATGVTVLTAGGEDAHGMTANAFSSVSLDPPLVLCCVAKAARMHSSIVTAGSFAVNVLAADQQRLSEYFADWRRPDGMAQFDAVGSTPGARTGAPLLTGALAWLECELAQVLDGGDHSIFLGRVVATGRGSGTDALVFYGGGYHHVDGRARAA
- a CDS encoding DUF6222 family protein; this encodes MTASDAGRPDAGAPATPEPAPIDQLVRPMPRLGRGLVWSDVVAEMQRDLEERTRDAA
- a CDS encoding acyl-CoA carboxylase subunit beta codes for the protein MSGSFDGGARRADDTDVVPVPPEVRAGRRRLARPGDGGDAQVIALAGAAGRAPEPAPGMPLLRQRHQELREHIVDGKLDAVRRQHSLGKLTARERLALLLDEDSFVELEPYRRHQATGHGLTANRPHTDGVVTGSGTVDGRRVFVYAQDFTLFGGSLGAAHAAKIHRVLDLAVATGAPVIGLNDSGGARIQEGVLALNGYGGIFRRQVDASGVVPQISVILGPCAGGAAYSPALADFTFMVRDTARMYLTGPDVVEAVTGRRVSHEELGGADVHGTHSGVAAVVHDDEEDCLADVRYLVSLLPSNYLEPPPATAPTGATEDYRPRLADIVPAAPNQPYDMREVFAEIADDGEFFEVHAGWARNVLCALARVDGRVAGFVGNQPMVSAGVLDGPASQKAARFVRFCDAFGIPLVSLVDVPGFLPGVEQERSGIIRQGAQLLHAYCEATVPRIQVILRKAYGGAYIVMDSRSIGCDLSLAWPTNEIAVMGAEGAVNVLHRRDLAAAADPAALRARLVAEYTEEYLDPHYAAERGLVDDIIDPAATRAAIARGLAMLQDKRKPGPARKHTNPPV
- a CDS encoding acyl-CoA carboxylase subunit epsilon, coding for MEELVLVVRGRPDDAELAALVAVLLRCASSPGPGGPSRSAWAGEPWRPAAGGWRRSGLPR
- a CDS encoding carboxymuconolactone decarboxylase family protein, with protein sequence MVAGLVRLAVRRSLRDTRFVRVVPRARATGRVAEVYRQVEREFGMLAPPVALHSAAPDVLAAAWTILRETLLAQGIADRAAKEAVATGVSAANSCPYCVDVHGMTLAAIPVGESDRDALEKWARVSATGAAGVPPFTAAQAPELIGVAVAFQYYNRVVNVFLRDSPFPSHVPESAKPRARRVLGGVLRPRADSGPRPGASLDLLPAVPVPAELGWARGNATVEDAFARAYAAAEAAGARAVPPGVRALVQARLSTWDGQPPGLSRAWLGEAVAELPEAERAAGRLALAIALASYQVDEGLVAAYRATTPGDGTLLELAAWASMAAARRVSTWLAEPDPA
- a CDS encoding class I SAM-dependent methyltransferase, with product MSDSAEHAYGTPEQHPKAAEFAKLRAAIADERVRAHFPFRFLAANETFARLVDATAHRILAAIGAVPTADGISVQQAKRDLSIPWRRTIPLHFLYEKLSDSGILVRDGSRYVPGAVAVPDFDDVAAELAVREPGAAVAVEILGTLVTEAKKFFAGEAAGDEILFAPDKLPLWLKYFSNDNLLYSINNKVGAEALSRLAAEAAGTFEILEIGGGCGSGAEQVLRTLGADVTRYRFTEVAETFARHGEKAATAAASPTTTVESARVDMTLPWEAQGVEPGTFDAVYAVNCFHVAPDLDFVVAEAAKALKPGGAVVVSECVRPTKLSRPIHAEIIFDFLDSFTDVMTDPVKRPTHGFLTPAAWRATFEAAGLADVTVLPDVDAIAEEYPDFVVGAVIARAAR